The Clupea harengus unplaced genomic scaffold, Ch_v2.0.2, whole genome shotgun sequence DNA window ACTCTTACTTTGGCCTGGCATGTTTTGCCAATCTGCCTGTGGAGAGTGAACTGGAGAGGGGGGCACGGATGAAGTCTGTGGGCATCCTGTCTCCTTCCTATACAACACTCTACCACCACATGGCATTCTTGGAAAACCAGGTCAGGTGAGAAGGCTCTAAATGTACTTGTATTGCACATTATCTCCGCTCTGTTTGTTTGATCACTCAAGCTTCATGTTTTATATGCCAATTTTACCCTTTACTTTTTTTACTGAACTCATTGTTTTGTCCCCCATTTCATTTCACCAGTAATAATTGGGTAATTGACGAGACAGTATTTAGCTGTAGCTCAGCGGGATGCATAGGGTGGTTGCAGTGCCAATGGCAAGATTTCAGTGTCCCCAGAGCAGGGGTCAGCATAAACAATGTAAACAACGGTTCTCCTGTATCTCAGCTGTGAGAATGTGGAAATGGGGCATGAAATATTGGATTACTCTAGAAGGAGGCATTACTAAATAAGACTATTCCTACACGTGACGAAGTTATTTTAGGTATTTATACTCTTTTATCAATGCACTGTAACTGCGTCAGCCAAATTTTTCATTTAAATTTCCTGGAAGAAAATGGACTCTTTTGCAGCACGGGGGCCTGTGTGGTTTGTTTTCCACAGTTCATGCTGTCTGACCTCTGTCAGCATGGCTTTGTTTGCTGTTTTCACAGGAGATACGCTGTGCCAAGtgacttgtgtttgtccttggCCACAACGAGGTCACTGTCACAAGATACCGTTACCGCTATTTCCCAGTGCCTAGTCCCAGTCTTCAGGGTGCTTCAATCATTTGCACAAAGCTCAACCTCTCACGGCAAACCGGTTAAAGGAAATGCTATTAGCATGTGATTAACACAATACTCAGATTAAAGTAATTCCAGATTAGTTTCATGGGTTGTCAGCCAGGATGGTGGATTTACCTGCCCCTTTTGCATAATCTGGCAGTAGATCCTACATTTTTTAGCAACCAGTTTGTTTGTTGGATGGAGTCTGTATTTTATTGGCTTTGTGGATGCAGGGACCAGTTGAGGTGTCCTGGCCAGTACTCTGCTTTGGAGGCTTTCTTTGAGCAGAGGAAAGGTTTGCTTCCTGCCAGAACAACATGGAACAACATGGTTGCTGCCGTGTCAACTCCCAAACACTTCATGAGTCCTGAAATTAAGGTAGCAATCTGAAGCAGTTTTGTAGGATACTTGATCACACTGACAAAATGGTCTTCCTTAAAAATGACACTAACATATATCAAATGGCTCACAGCATTGAGAAATGTGGATCAAGCATTCAGAAAATGGGGGAtctgatggatggatgtgtgtctgtctttgaagGTCTCTCACCCGGCTGGATGCGTGTCTCAGTTCGTGCAGTTCTTTGGAGAACAGGTCATGGTGCTGTGGAAGTTTGCTCTGCTGAGGAGACGCATTCTGATCTTCTCCCCACCTCCCGTGGGAGTGGTGTGCTACAGGGGTGAGGAGAGACCGCTAGCAtagtgatggagatcatttccaaacactgttaatgacttaagaatataataatcaagtgccttgtattattaattaccttatatgaatcatgtacttatgtaagcaggaacatggcttttctgtgtttctggatgtgtgtaacttagattattaggtgccacttagtctgcatatgtacaagagcatgtttagaccagaggtgataagaagggtcgaactgtgcttcttccgaccttgtgcaaaacttccatccttgcctcggacgtcagaaatccaccacatggttatccctgctgaacgctaaacttctgtctatataaaccttgcgcgatgtgtttaatattgcttcactttcagccttgtgctgggagtgagcccgattgcaattgttgtttgtctaataaatatacttatatgcagctcagGAGTCCTGAGGTCACATAGTCACCCAGTTAGCACTACAGCCTTCACACAAGTCAGACGCTGTAATATAGACGATACCAAAGGCCAATGAACAGAAAAACGGACCCTCCCCCAAATGGATTACATGATTATTCTGATGTAATATATTGTGTTAAGATGTGAAGTCCTCTTTGTTTCCCCTGCAGTGTACAGTTGCCTGGCATTGGCCAGAGTGCCTTTACCTGGTGTCGGCAAAGGACTGCCTCCGTTTCGCCCTTTCTTTTATGTGAATGTGACCGACATACACACCCTGGAGACAGAGCTGTCATATGTGGCTTGTAAGAATGCTGGAAATATCCATTATTTCTTAAAAGTTTTGAATATTGTACATGCTAACTGTTGTAGCTGTCCACTTGATGTCAAGGTACAACCGAAAGGATTTTCGAGGAGAAGAAGCACCTCTTTGATGTGTACGTGGACAATCAGAccgtgcagacacacagggagagcttGCAGCCACTGCTTCGGCTCACCGGTTCTGACCGAGAGAAGTACAATAAATTCCAGGAAAAGAGGTATGATGCCCTGCAGTAGTAATTTTTGCTCGTCACAATCACAGTAGACAACTTGTCTAGGACATATTCATATGTCTTTGCCTTGAAAGACCTGGGAAGTATGTGCACCAGACATTTGGACCCTTGGCATGAGTCAACACTTTTACTGCTTTTACTTCTGAGTGTCCTGATTTATAAATCATATGTCTTCCAGGAAGAGGCTGGTGGGTGACTCCAGCTACACTGAAGAAGAGCTCTTCATTTTGTAAGTATGATACAGAAAATACAGCATGTATGCAATTTACTCATCATTAGGAACaggcttctgtttttttttctttcttcttctgtttgcacactttttttaattttttatttaaactttTTCTAAATTTATCATGCAGGTTTTTCTCTGAGCTGAACACTAAGATTTTCCAGACTCTTCTGGAGGTGGCGTCCAGTGTGGACCGCGCCCTGACCGAGCAGCACATGCAGAGGATGGGCCTGGACCCCAAGGCCGATCACAAGTTCCTAGTGGACATACTGGAGACGTACGGCATCGATGTCATGCTCATGATTGACACCTCCTGTTGCTTCTGAAGTAATCACAGGTGGACAACCAGAAAGTACTCCTTTTTGTGGTCACCCTCGCACAAGCTGTCAATACCTGTCCACTTTTCTAAAGCTGGCGAACCAGCCCAAAGACTGTACTGTACATAAAGGCAATTTAGATGGcagtaaatatatatttaaatatataaatacatatatttggCACTACATGCGTATAAGCTTTAACGAGGTCAAACACCGGAGTGGATAAAGACTCACTGCACAGACTGAGATTAATTGACCACTCGTGAGTCTGATCCTCCGCAGATCCATTTCCTTTCGATCTAGTCAAGTAtcacatatacagtactgtgcaaaagttttaggcaggtgtgaaaaaatgctgtaaatcattgagtctgtctgggattacatgaagattgGTGCATACAATTATCTGAGGTAAATAGCTGTGACACCACAGTGTACAAATTGGTCATGCAATATGACAGTGCATTTTGCAACTggcacttacatttacattattttgatgcaaaggtaaaagtgaaaaaaaaatgctgtaaatcatcgagtccgtctgggattacatgaagagacagaaggatttgaggaaccctaaatccacagaagatctgtggttagttctccaagatgtttagaacaacctaccagccgagttccttcaaaaactgtgtgcaagtgtacctagaagaattgatgctgttttgaaggcaaagggtggtcacaccaaatattgatttgatttagatttatcttctgttcattcactgcattttattaattgatgaaaataaactgttaacacttccatttttgaaagcattcttagtttacagcatttttttcacacctgcctaaaacttttacacagtactgtatattcGATGAATTGTTGCTTTTGTAATACAGGTCtagtattgttttatttttacagtGTGTCTGATCAATAAATCTGGTCGAAGTGTTTATACAGGACCAAAGGTGCTGCCTTGTGTtgtagaggggaggggaggggagggggggatcaTGTTGATTTTGTGAGCAGGTGTGTTTCACTCCCAAACCTCCCTGCTCAGCATCTCCCCTCAGCCTCCTCCAAGAGATGTGTTCAAACTGTGCAAGGCATTACGGACTGTAAGGTATTCGACCGAAATACAAGTTCCAGTAACAGCAGATATATCAGACATTTTACAGTCCAGAGCTGCTTCATATTTATACAAAGCAATAAGACAAAGTAATAAGACAGGTTATCAAATCAGAGTCTTTTGTAGAGTTTACTATATTACAGTACCCCCCTTCCCAGAGAATGACTTTAAGAAAGATAAaggtaaatgaaaataaatagaaaatagtAATGGTGTTAAGCTTGAGCCTGCATCATATCCTACATATAACTACAGAAAGAACCACAATACCTTTGCCCAAAGACCATAGATCACCCTTTTGCCATGAAAAGATTAACTGCCATACCCACAGTTCTTTACGTGGGTAGCTCAAATCATATTAGTACACTgattcagagagaaaaaaaaaatcccaaatcCGCCCATGCATACTGTGCTCTCATTGACAGATTCACAGAGGCAACATGTTTTTG harbors:
- the LOC122132240 gene encoding DENN domain-containing protein 11-like, whose product is MAKQSDRSALLDWEEVAAVEEPSLATEVNEKCPRATTVSSRALGSTVPGTGWSSGPGETAPGELTSSDTGVLTDKVASLWVLPNDVDKLQGRQYMAKRRDVEWNRRQQDQVIAVFVVTFDTRSGNMLEWCLPQDFNLDGVEFKSMASGSHRIASDFVYFRKDSYFGLACFANLPVESELERGARMKSVGILSPSYTTLYHHMAFLENQVRDQLRCPGQYSALEAFFEQRKGLLPARTTWNNMVAAVSTPKHFMSPEIKVSHPAGCVSQFVQFFGEQVMVLWKFALLRRRILIFSPPPVGVVCYRVYSCLALARVPLPGVGKGLPPFRPFFYVNVTDIHTLETELSYVACTTERIFEEKKHLFDVYVDNQTVQTHRESLQPLLRLTGSDREKYNKFQEKRKRLVGDSSYTEEELFILFFSELNTKIFQTLLEVASSVDRALTEQHMQRMGLDPKADHKFLVDILETYGIDVMLMIDTSCCF